Below is a window of Romeriopsis navalis LEGE 11480 DNA.
TTCATTATTTTCGATTTCGGCGAAGCCACCCATCAAGGCGATGGGTACCCAGGTTTTGTCATTGCCACGGACCCGCAGAACACCCGTTTCCAGGGCTGTTAGCATGGGTGCATGACCTGACAAGATACCGAGCTGACCGGTGGTGCTAGGCAGAATCACTTCATCTGATTCTGCGTCCCACACGGTTTTATCCGGTGCAATTATGCGAACAGTTAATGCCATTGCCGTTTTCTCCTATGGGTAAATGGGAGAACTCTCGTCGTCTGATGTCGTGTTGAATGCTGGTGCAATTACGAGTCGCTGGCGACGAGAGTTCAGACCCTGGCATTTACTTGCCTTCAGCTTTCATCTTTGCGCCTTTGGCGATCGCTTCATCGATGTCGCCAACCAAGTAGAATGCCTGCTCGGGCAAGTCATCCAATTCGCCAGAAAGAATCTTCTTGAATCCAGCGATCGTGTTCTCAAGGGAGACGTATTTACCCGGGGAACCGGTGAATACTTCCGCAACGAAGAACGGCTGGGACAAGAAACGCTCAACCTTACGGGCGCGGTAAACCACAAGACGATCGTCCTCAGACAATTCATCCAGACCCAGAATTGCAATAATGTCCTGCAATTCCTTGTAACGCTGCAGGGTGGACTGAACCGCACGGGCAGTGTCGTAGTGATCTTGGCCAACGATGCTCGGCTGAAGCATCGTGGAAGTGGAATCCAACGGATCTACCGCCGGGTAGATGCCTTTGGACGCCAAACCACGGGATAGCACAGTTGTCCCGTCAAGGTGGGCAAATGTGGTTGCCGGAGCGGGGTCAGTCAAGTCATCCGCCGGTACGTATACCGCCTGAATGGAAGTAATCGAACCTTCAGTTGTGGAAGCGATGCGCTCCTGCAAGTCACCCACGTCCGTACCCAAAGTTGGCTGGTAACCTACCGCCGAAGGCATCCGGCCCAATAGTGCAGATACTTCCGAACCAGCTTGGACAAAGCGGAAGATGTTGTCAACAAACAACAATACGTCCTGCTTGTTCACATCACGGAAATACTCAGCCATGGTCAGACCAGACAACGCAACGCGCATCCGGGCTCCCGGCGGCTCGTTCATCTGACCATAAACCAAGGCGATCTTCGATTCGTTGAGGTTCTCTTCGTTGATTACCCCAGATTCGATCATCTCGTTGTACAGGTCATTACCTTCGCGGGTCCGTTCGCCCACACCCGCAAATACTGATACACCACCGTGATTCGTCGCGATGTTGTTGATCAACTCCATCATGATCACGGTTTTACCCACACCGGCACCACCAAAGAGGCCGATTTTACCGCCACGGCGATAAGGGGTGAGCAGGTCAACCACCTTAATGCCGGTTTCAAATACAGAAGGCTTGGTTTCAAGCTCAGTTAGCTTCGGCGCGGCACGGTGGATGGGCATTGTGCTGGAACGATCGACATCGCCCATCTCATCCACGGGATTGCCCAACACGTCGAAAATTCGACCGAGCGTTACCTTACCAACTGGCACGGTGATGGCACTACCTGTGTCCGACACTTCCATGCCGCGTACCAAACCATCGGTACCCTGCATCGAAACGGCGCGAACTTGGTTGTCGCCTAAAAGTTGCTGTACTTCGCAGGTGACGTTGACGTCTTGACCTGCGGAGTTCTTCGCCTTGATTTCCAGGGCGTTATAGATCGAGGGCATGTTGCCGCTCGGAAATTTGATGTCCACGACGGGACCAATTACTTGCGTAATGTATCCGTTACTTGCTGCTGTGGTGACCATGCTTACGCCCTACTTCGTGCGTGACTTTTTAAATACAATTTCGGCTAGTCGCCGTTATACAGGTTATCACCGAAGGGTTACAGATAGTTAAGAAGTTCGGAAGAGACGAGAGAAAAAGATCCCGCCATAAGCAGAAATGCTTAGTCTGGGCTGTTTGCAGTGGGATCAATCAATTGTTGATCCCACCCAAGTTGGTCAGGGTGATTTGGTGTTACACCCGTCTGCGCTCAAAATTATGTGGCGGTGGCTTAGCCCGGTTGATCGGTGGCCCCTAAAATTGCCATCGAGCTTGCGCCGATAAGATATTGATGCTGCCCCGGTAGTCACCGACGATCGTGCCTCCAGCGGCACTAGATTCATTGATACTTGTGCGGTCGACATTGATATAGGCATAGCCCACGTCGAGACTGAATTTGTCGGAGGCCTTGTAGGTTGCACCGATCGTGTACCAGGTGCGATCGGAATCGGGAATCCGTACGGTTCGGAATTCGTCGCGGGTAGGCGTTGGGTCGAAGGCAAAACCGGCTCGCAGTAGTAGTCTGTCGCTGGCCGCGTAGTTTAGACCGAGGGACAGACGAATGGTATCTTTCCAGTTTTGCGCTTTGACGACAGCTGGCTGGGCCGGATTCGCAAAATCGATCCGCAATTCCTCAAACCGACTCCAATTGGTCCAAGTCGCATCCCCGAGTAAGGTCAGTTTCTCTGTGAGTTTTTGGCTACCGCTGAGGGCAACCGTTGCGGGGGTGCGCAGTACCGCTTCGGCCTCGGTGTCGGTAAAGCTGCCACTGCGAGTGAGAATCGCGGCATTGTCTGGCACCGTGAAATTGGCACTGCCTTTCAAGGTGTGGCGCATCCCAGAGCGAAATGCCAGGCCGATTTTGGTTCCGTCATTTGGTTTGTATAATGCGCCGATGTTTACCCCAAGGCTCCAGT
It encodes the following:
- the atpC gene encoding ATP synthase F1 subunit epsilon, producing the protein MALTVRIIAPDKTVWDAESDEVILPSTTGQLGILSGHAPMLTALETGVLRVRGNDKTWVPIALMGGFAEIENNEVTVLVNAAEMGDSINLDEAKNGFTEAEARFLKAQNGTDREELFTATQAYKRARARVQAAGGNA
- the atpD gene encoding F0F1 ATP synthase subunit beta; this encodes MVTTAASNGYITQVIGPVVDIKFPSGNMPSIYNALEIKAKNSAGQDVNVTCEVQQLLGDNQVRAVSMQGTDGLVRGMEVSDTGSAITVPVGKVTLGRIFDVLGNPVDEMGDVDRSSTMPIHRAAPKLTELETKPSVFETGIKVVDLLTPYRRGGKIGLFGGAGVGKTVIMMELINNIATNHGGVSVFAGVGERTREGNDLYNEMIESGVINEENLNESKIALVYGQMNEPPGARMRVALSGLTMAEYFRDVNKQDVLLFVDNIFRFVQAGSEVSALLGRMPSAVGYQPTLGTDVGDLQERIASTTEGSITSIQAVYVPADDLTDPAPATTFAHLDGTTVLSRGLASKGIYPAVDPLDSTSTMLQPSIVGQDHYDTARAVQSTLQRYKELQDIIAILGLDELSEDDRLVVYRARKVERFLSQPFFVAEVFTGSPGKYVSLENTIAGFKKILSGELDDLPEQAFYLVGDIDEAIAKGAKMKAEGK